A genome region from Micromonospora peucetia includes the following:
- a CDS encoding MGH1-like glycoside hydrolase domain-containing protein: protein MAPVVKSSGGVEDVRVITDVPPPDDSAPDPERLRLAQADAGEQDWRAWGPYLSERAWGTVREDYSEHGTAWDYFPHDHARSRAYRWSEDGMAGVCDDRQTFCFALALWNGKDPILKERMFGLGGDGGNHGEDAKEYWFYEDSTPTHSWMRWRYHYPQAAFPYDELVAVNALRGRDDTEYELVDTGIFDDDRYWAVTVDYAKATPTDMCVVVTVANRGDQAATLHVLPTLWFRNTWAWGLPGGDRVPRLVGEGSRLVGEHRVLGQLLLEGDGEPTPLLCDNDTNAERLWGLPGRSRHPKDGINDHVVDGAATVNPALEGTKGALHYVLDVPAGAQRRIRLRLTRTAPPPGGAPPPPAELGDGFDAVLWARRAEANRFFAGVIPAAATPDETLVARQAIAGLMWGKQFYHFDVKRWLEGDPGSPPPPSGRRHGRNSAWWHMTSFDVISMPDPWEYPWYAAWDLAFHCVSIARVDPGFAKEQLLLLLREWYLHPNGQIPAYEWAFGDVNPPVHAWAALKVFEIDGGRDHDFLARVMHKLLLNFTWWVNRKDTGGNNVFEGGFLGLDNVGPFDRSAALPVAGVLEQSDGTGWMAMYALNLLDIAVVLAEHDRTWVDTATKFFEHFTYIAAAAYEQGLWDDEDAFFYDVLRLADGTKVPLKVRSVVGLLPLAATTRLTARTLQRLPELNARLRWFLTNRPEYAEVIGARRLGPDGRQHRLLSMVGPEQLVRLLARMLDTDEFLSEYGLRTLSRAHLDKPFSVTLGGQEFSVGYEPAESTSGLFGGNSNWRGPIWMPTNFLLISALRDYAVFFGDDLQVEYPTRSGVKLSLDEIADDLSARLISLFTRDGWGRRPIYGAAQLFQTHPDWRDLICFPEYFHGDNGAGLGAWHQTGWTALVADLILTLRR, encoded by the coding sequence ATGGCTCCTGTGGTGAAGTCCTCCGGCGGCGTCGAAGATGTGCGAGTGATCACCGACGTGCCGCCCCCCGACGACTCCGCGCCCGACCCCGAACGGCTCCGGCTGGCTCAGGCCGACGCCGGGGAACAGGACTGGCGCGCATGGGGTCCCTATCTGTCCGAGCGGGCGTGGGGGACGGTCCGGGAGGACTACAGCGAGCACGGTACGGCCTGGGACTACTTCCCGCACGACCACGCGCGGTCCAGAGCGTACCGGTGGAGCGAGGACGGCATGGCGGGCGTCTGCGACGACCGGCAGACGTTCTGCTTCGCCCTCGCCCTGTGGAACGGGAAGGACCCGATCCTCAAGGAGCGGATGTTCGGCCTCGGCGGCGACGGCGGCAACCACGGCGAGGACGCCAAGGAATACTGGTTCTACGAGGACTCCACCCCCACCCACTCCTGGATGCGCTGGCGGTACCACTACCCGCAGGCCGCCTTCCCGTACGACGAACTGGTCGCGGTGAACGCGCTACGCGGTCGGGACGACACCGAGTACGAGCTGGTCGACACCGGCATCTTCGACGACGACCGGTACTGGGCGGTGACCGTCGACTACGCGAAGGCCACCCCGACCGACATGTGCGTCGTCGTCACCGTCGCCAACCGGGGCGACCAGGCGGCCACCCTGCACGTGCTGCCCACCCTCTGGTTCCGCAACACCTGGGCGTGGGGGCTGCCCGGCGGCGACCGGGTGCCCCGGCTGGTCGGCGAGGGTTCGCGGCTGGTCGGCGAGCACCGGGTGCTCGGCCAACTGCTGCTGGAGGGCGACGGCGAGCCGACGCCGCTGCTCTGCGACAACGACACCAACGCCGAGCGGCTCTGGGGGCTGCCCGGCCGGTCCCGCCACCCGAAGGACGGCATCAACGACCACGTGGTCGACGGGGCCGCGACCGTCAACCCGGCCCTGGAGGGCACCAAGGGCGCGCTGCACTACGTGTTGGACGTGCCGGCCGGGGCGCAGCGGCGGATCCGACTGCGGCTGACCCGTACCGCCCCGCCGCCCGGCGGTGCCCCGCCGCCGCCGGCGGAACTGGGTGACGGCTTCGACGCGGTGCTCTGGGCCCGCCGAGCGGAGGCGAACCGGTTCTTCGCCGGGGTCATCCCGGCCGCCGCGACCCCGGACGAGACCCTGGTCGCCCGGCAGGCCATCGCCGGGCTGATGTGGGGCAAGCAGTTCTACCACTTTGACGTCAAGCGCTGGCTGGAGGGCGATCCCGGCTCCCCGCCCCCGCCCTCCGGCCGCCGGCACGGGCGCAACAGCGCCTGGTGGCACATGACGAGCTTCGACGTGATCTCCATGCCGGACCCGTGGGAGTACCCCTGGTACGCGGCCTGGGACCTGGCCTTCCACTGCGTCAGCATCGCCCGGGTCGACCCCGGCTTCGCCAAGGAGCAACTGCTGCTCCTGCTCCGCGAGTGGTACCTGCACCCCAACGGCCAGATCCCGGCGTACGAGTGGGCGTTCGGCGACGTCAACCCGCCGGTGCACGCGTGGGCGGCGTTGAAGGTCTTCGAGATCGACGGCGGCCGGGACCACGACTTCCTGGCCCGGGTGATGCACAAGCTGCTGCTCAACTTCACCTGGTGGGTGAACCGCAAGGACACCGGCGGCAACAACGTCTTCGAGGGCGGCTTCCTCGGGCTGGACAACGTCGGCCCGTTCGACCGGTCGGCGGCGTTGCCGGTGGCCGGGGTGCTGGAGCAGTCCGACGGCACCGGCTGGATGGCCATGTACGCGCTGAACCTGCTCGATATCGCCGTCGTGCTGGCCGAGCACGACCGAACCTGGGTCGACACCGCCACCAAGTTCTTCGAGCACTTCACCTACATCGCCGCAGCCGCGTACGAACAGGGCCTGTGGGACGACGAGGACGCGTTCTTCTACGACGTGCTGCGGCTCGCCGACGGCACGAAGGTGCCGCTGAAGGTCCGTTCGGTCGTCGGCCTGCTGCCGTTGGCCGCGACCACCCGGCTCACCGCCCGCACCCTGCAACGGCTGCCCGAGCTGAACGCCCGACTGCGCTGGTTCCTGACCAACCGCCCGGAGTACGCCGAGGTGATCGGCGCCCGGCGGCTCGGGCCCGACGGCCGCCAGCACCGGCTGCTGTCCATGGTCGGCCCGGAGCAGCTCGTCCGGCTGCTCGCCCGGATGCTCGACACCGACGAGTTCCTCTCCGAGTACGGCCTGCGTACGCTGTCCCGGGCCCACCTCGACAAGCCGTTCTCGGTGACCCTCGGCGGTCAGGAGTTCAGCGTCGGCTACGAACCGGCCGAGTCGACCAGCGGCCTGTTCGGCGGCAACTCGAACTGGCGTGGCCCGATCTGGATGCCGACCAACTTCCTGCTGATCAGCGCGCTGCGCGACTACGCCGTCTTCTTCGGCGACGACCTCCAGGTGGAGTATCCGACCCGCTCCGGGGTGAAGCTGAGCCTCGACGAGATCGCCGACGACCTCTCCGCGCGGCTGATCTCGCTGTTCACCCGGGACGGCTGGGGCCGACGGCCGATCTACGGCGCCGCCCAGCTCTTCCAGACCCACCCGGACTGGCGTGACCTGATCTGCTTCCCCGAGTACTTCCACGGCGACAACGGCGCCGGGCTGGGGGCCTGGCACCAGACCGGCTGGACGGCGTTGGTCGCCGACCTGATCCTCACCCTGCGCCGGTAG
- a CDS encoding glycosyltransferase family 4 protein, with protein MSPDADVIDIHPARRQRVLMLSWEYPPVLVGGLGRHVHALSVALAAAGHEVTVVTRHTDGAPLEEYADGVRIVRAAEDPVTFPLATSSLLAWTMAFNHTLTRAALRATEAGCYDVIHAHDWLVAHTAATLAEHLDLPLVTTIHATEAGRHQGWLPEEMNRTIHGVEHWLSNASARVIACSGYMRDQVTTLFGVPAEQIDVVPNGVDDRAWRARPGAVAAARARFAGDGPLIGYAGRLVYEKGVQHLVQAVPYLRDRHPGLRVVIAGDGPYRAELAEQIRRLALGQTVRFTGFLDSTRLPALLGATDATVVPSLYEPFGMVALEAAAAGAPLAVARTGGLAEIVEPGVTGVTFPHSDPGALGEAVDSLLGDEVFARRVARRARTVVGQRYGWATIAARTAGTYATAGREHGPTQARRAAARLGEARQKITIPEGNLLAVGGAAC; from the coding sequence ATGTCACCTGACGCCGACGTGATCGACATCCACCCCGCCCGGCGACAGCGGGTGCTGATGCTCTCCTGGGAGTACCCGCCGGTCCTGGTCGGTGGCCTGGGCCGGCACGTGCACGCCCTGTCGGTTGCCCTGGCCGCCGCCGGGCACGAGGTCACCGTCGTCACCCGACACACCGACGGCGCACCCCTGGAGGAGTACGCCGACGGCGTCCGAATCGTCCGCGCCGCCGAGGACCCGGTCACCTTCCCACTGGCCACCTCCTCCCTGCTGGCCTGGACCATGGCGTTCAACCACACCCTCACCCGCGCCGCGCTACGCGCCACCGAGGCCGGCTGCTACGACGTCATCCACGCCCACGACTGGCTCGTCGCACACACCGCGGCGACCCTCGCCGAGCACCTCGACCTGCCCCTGGTGACCACCATCCACGCCACCGAGGCCGGCCGGCACCAGGGCTGGCTGCCGGAGGAGATGAACCGCACCATCCACGGCGTCGAGCACTGGCTGAGCAACGCCTCCGCCCGGGTGATCGCCTGCTCGGGCTACATGCGCGACCAGGTCACCACACTCTTCGGCGTTCCGGCCGAGCAGATCGACGTGGTGCCCAACGGGGTCGACGACCGGGCCTGGCGGGCCCGGCCGGGGGCGGTCGCCGCCGCCCGGGCCCGGTTCGCCGGCGACGGCCCACTCATCGGGTACGCCGGCCGGCTGGTCTACGAGAAGGGCGTACAGCACCTGGTGCAGGCGGTGCCGTACCTGCGCGACCGGCACCCCGGGCTGCGGGTGGTGATCGCGGGCGACGGCCCCTACCGCGCCGAGTTGGCGGAGCAGATCCGCCGACTCGCGCTCGGGCAGACCGTACGCTTCACCGGTTTCCTGGACTCGACGCGGCTCCCGGCGCTGCTCGGCGCCACCGACGCGACCGTGGTGCCCAGCCTCTACGAGCCGTTCGGGATGGTGGCCCTGGAGGCCGCGGCGGCCGGGGCTCCGCTGGCCGTGGCCCGCACCGGCGGCCTCGCCGAGATCGTCGAGCCGGGCGTGACCGGGGTGACCTTCCCGCACAGCGACCCGGGTGCCCTCGGCGAGGCGGTCGACTCACTCCTCGGCGACGAGGTCTTCGCCAGGCGGGTGGCCCGGCGGGCGCGGACCGTGGTCGGCCAGCGGTACGGCTGGGCGACCATCGCCGCCCGGACCGCCGGCACGTACGCGACGGCCGGCCGGGAGCACGGCCCGACGCAGGCCCGCCGCGCCGCCGCCCGACTCGGCGAGGCCCGGCAGAAGATCACGATTCCCGAGGGGAATCTCCTCGCGGTCGGCGGCGCCGCCTGCTGA
- a CDS encoding metal-dependent hydrolase has protein sequence MMGPSHALSGAAVWLAGSWALQQFADYHQSPLELAVGTAVCAGGALFPDLDLSGKVTRNQGGATVARTFGVFSLFIAEVMEKISLGVYYATKLSKDPRRNNGHRTLTHTIPFTLLVGWGTTTLCAAYGKWAVIGILFFMFGLALRGLFDKWAERAGWVIVTLASAAAAWYTFVNLPGGRGYPLIGTAVGVGCFVHILGDMITRAGVPILWPIPIKRRMWTPIGLPNKIALRAGSKTEVVVVRAVLTAISVLAAAGLVAPSVLQRFNIDV, from the coding sequence ATGATGGGACCGTCCCACGCGCTGTCCGGCGCGGCGGTGTGGCTGGCCGGGTCCTGGGCGCTGCAACAATTCGCCGACTACCACCAGTCGCCGCTGGAACTCGCCGTCGGCACCGCGGTCTGCGCCGGTGGGGCGCTCTTCCCGGATCTTGACCTGTCCGGCAAGGTGACCCGCAACCAGGGCGGGGCGACCGTCGCCCGCACCTTCGGCGTGTTCTCGCTCTTCATCGCCGAGGTGATGGAGAAGATCTCGCTCGGGGTCTACTACGCGACCAAGCTCAGCAAGGACCCGCGCCGCAACAACGGTCACCGGACCCTGACCCACACCATCCCGTTCACCCTGCTGGTCGGCTGGGGCACCACCACGCTCTGCGCCGCGTACGGCAAGTGGGCGGTCATCGGCATCCTGTTCTTCATGTTCGGGCTGGCGCTGCGCGGCCTGTTCGACAAGTGGGCGGAGCGGGCCGGCTGGGTCATCGTGACCCTCGCGTCGGCCGCCGCCGCCTGGTACACCTTCGTCAACCTGCCCGGCGGCCGGGGCTACCCGTTGATCGGCACCGCCGTCGGGGTCGGCTGCTTCGTGCACATCCTCGGCGACATGATCACCCGGGCCGGGGTGCCGATCCTCTGGCCGATCCCGATCAAACGTCGGATGTGGACGCCGATCGGGCTGCCCAACAAGATCGCCCTGCGGGCCGGCAGCAAGACCGAGGTGGTGGTCGTCCGGGCCGTACTGACCGCGATCTCGGTGCTCGCGGCGGCCGGGCTGGTCGCCCCGTCGGTGCTGCAACGCTTCAACATCGACGTCTGA
- a CDS encoding amylo-alpha-1,6-glucosidase has protein sequence MIDIRFGPQVCGDLTGGAAREWLVTDGLGGYATGTVSGLRTRRYHGLLVVAGETPASRRVGLVGLDPAVVFPSGARVRLGAHEWSSGDVDPRGFELLERFDLTDGLPRWRWRIGDVVIERELAMTHGRPCVAVVHRLVSGGPVRLDLAAVCTWRDAHGERRADGPAPRVEPVPGGAVVESAFRLAGPDWTPEGQWWRGAHHREEAARGLNPDEDLWYAGRFSGGLERPGDTVSVLAWAGELAEEPPPATEVVATRRARNRRVVAAAKPADPVEATLTLAADAFVVGTATGPDVVAGYPWFGAWSRDTMISYEGLFLCTNRAAEGRELLRAYAATLSEGMLANTADTGRVEYNTVDATLWFLHAVSRHVTVTGDTDLGDELLPALHGVVDAHLAGTRFGIAVDPADGLLTQGGTPGTALTWMDARVYGVPVTPRTGKPVEVNALWVNGLAGLAELTELAGRDAGDLWRLHERAVAAFRDRFPAPTGWLHDVLDTPAPAYPLGGAAHHDDELLRPNQLLAWSLPYAPLAPDEPTVRRVAGGLLTPLGPRSLSPDSPEFVGRHRGGPAERDGAYHQGTVWPWLLGPYADAARRANLPVDDLFVGIEAHLTEYGLGSVSETADGLAPHAATGCPFQAWSVAELLRARRNSR, from the coding sequence TTGATCGACATTCGTTTCGGTCCGCAGGTGTGCGGCGACCTGACCGGCGGTGCCGCCCGGGAGTGGCTGGTCACCGACGGTCTCGGTGGTTACGCCACCGGCACGGTGAGCGGGTTGCGCACCCGCCGCTACCACGGTCTGCTCGTGGTGGCCGGCGAGACACCGGCGTCCCGCCGGGTGGGACTGGTCGGCCTGGACCCGGCCGTGGTCTTCCCCTCCGGCGCCCGGGTGCGCCTCGGCGCGCACGAGTGGTCCTCCGGCGACGTCGACCCGCGCGGCTTCGAGCTGCTGGAGCGGTTCGACCTGACCGACGGCCTGCCCCGGTGGCGCTGGCGGATCGGCGACGTGGTGATCGAGCGGGAACTGGCGATGACGCACGGCCGCCCGTGCGTGGCCGTGGTGCACCGGCTGGTCTCCGGTGGGCCGGTGCGCCTCGACCTGGCGGCGGTCTGCACCTGGCGGGACGCGCACGGCGAGCGCCGCGCCGACGGCCCGGCCCCCCGGGTGGAGCCGGTGCCGGGCGGGGCGGTGGTGGAGAGCGCGTTCCGGCTCGCCGGGCCGGACTGGACCCCGGAGGGCCAGTGGTGGCGCGGCGCGCACCACCGGGAGGAGGCGGCGCGCGGCCTGAACCCCGACGAGGACCTCTGGTACGCGGGCCGGTTCTCGGGTGGGCTGGAGCGCCCCGGCGACACGGTGTCGGTGCTCGCCTGGGCCGGCGAGCTGGCCGAGGAGCCGCCCCCGGCGACCGAGGTGGTCGCGACGCGCCGGGCCCGCAACCGGCGGGTGGTGGCCGCCGCGAAGCCGGCCGACCCGGTCGAGGCGACCCTCACGCTGGCCGCCGACGCGTTCGTGGTCGGCACGGCCACCGGGCCGGACGTGGTGGCCGGCTACCCGTGGTTCGGCGCCTGGTCGCGGGACACGATGATCTCCTACGAGGGGCTGTTCCTCTGCACGAACCGGGCCGCCGAGGGCCGGGAACTGCTGCGGGCGTACGCGGCGACGCTGTCGGAGGGGATGCTCGCCAACACCGCCGACACCGGCCGGGTGGAATACAACACGGTCGACGCGACCCTGTGGTTCCTGCACGCGGTGAGCCGGCACGTCACCGTCACCGGCGACACCGATCTCGGCGACGAACTGCTGCCGGCGCTGCACGGGGTGGTCGACGCGCACCTGGCCGGCACCCGGTTCGGCATCGCCGTGGACCCGGCCGACGGGCTGCTCACCCAGGGCGGCACCCCGGGCACGGCGCTGACCTGGATGGACGCCCGGGTGTACGGGGTGCCGGTCACTCCGCGTACCGGCAAGCCGGTGGAGGTCAACGCGCTCTGGGTCAACGGGCTGGCCGGCCTGGCCGAGCTGACCGAGCTGGCGGGACGGGACGCGGGCGACCTGTGGCGGCTGCACGAGCGGGCCGTGGCCGCGTTCCGGGACCGGTTCCCGGCCCCGACGGGCTGGCTGCACGACGTGCTGGACACGCCCGCCCCGGCGTACCCGCTGGGTGGGGCCGCGCACCACGACGACGAGTTGCTCCGCCCCAACCAGCTGCTGGCCTGGTCGCTGCCGTACGCCCCGCTGGCGCCGGACGAGCCCACCGTGCGCCGGGTCGCCGGCGGGCTGCTCACCCCGCTGGGCCCGCGCAGCCTCTCCCCCGACTCGCCCGAGTTCGTGGGGCGGCACCGGGGCGGTCCGGCCGAGCGGGACGGCGCCTACCACCAGGGCACCGTCTGGCCGTGGCTGCTCGGCCCGTACGCCGACGCCGCCCGACGGGCGAACCTGCCGGTCGACGACCTCTTCGTCGGCATCGAGGCCCATCTGACCGAGTACGGCCTGGGATCGGTGAGCGAGACGGCGGACGGTCTCGCTCCGCACGCCGCGACCGGGTGCCCGTTCCAGGCGTGGTCGGTCGCCGAACTGCTGCGTGCCCGCAGGAACAGCCGTTAG
- a CDS encoding phosphotransferase — translation MTTSRPPTDLVPVDVPAEQLTHNTLNGVTGGIWRTRRDGQAAVLKLVTPPGRPGPAHWAGSDEPGHWNYWRREVEAYRSGLATAAYADAGLAAPTPLAVDDRPDGSVALWLAEAAGRPGVACTAADLGEVAGRLGAAHARWLGDPEARELLPGGRPPDWLARDWLRDYTLSRPVVAPVPWEHPVAVAAWPRPLRDTLRALWDRRHEVLAATDRLPRTLCHHDCWPMNLVFAGSGPVLLDWSGVGPGPVGEDAANLVLDTFLDGLVDVALLDEVAATVVDRYVEGLHGAVAPAAMVRAVRLTGAAKYFWLAPLMLGRLGRSAISQTYDVRDEAAMMAGRRPVLELLARWAAEALD, via the coding sequence GTGACCACGTCCCGCCCGCCGACCGACCTGGTCCCCGTCGACGTGCCGGCCGAGCAGCTCACCCACAACACGCTCAACGGGGTGACCGGCGGCATCTGGCGTACCCGCCGGGACGGGCAGGCGGCCGTGCTGAAGCTGGTCACCCCGCCCGGCCGCCCCGGGCCGGCGCACTGGGCCGGCAGCGACGAGCCGGGGCACTGGAACTACTGGCGCCGCGAGGTCGAGGCGTACCGCAGCGGCCTGGCCACCGCCGCGTACGCCGACGCCGGGCTGGCCGCGCCGACGCCGCTGGCGGTCGACGACCGGCCGGACGGCTCGGTGGCGCTGTGGTTGGCCGAGGCGGCCGGCCGGCCGGGCGTCGCCTGCACGGCCGCCGACCTCGGTGAGGTGGCCGGCCGGCTCGGCGCCGCACACGCCCGCTGGCTCGGCGACCCCGAGGCGCGGGAGCTGCTGCCCGGCGGTCGTCCGCCGGACTGGCTGGCCCGCGACTGGCTGCGCGACTACACGCTCAGCCGGCCGGTGGTCGCGCCGGTGCCGTGGGAGCATCCGGTCGCCGTTGCCGCCTGGCCGCGCCCCCTGCGCGACACCCTGCGGGCGCTGTGGGACCGGCGGCACGAGGTGCTGGCGGCCACCGACCGGCTGCCCCGCACGCTCTGCCACCACGACTGCTGGCCGATGAACCTGGTCTTCGCCGGCAGCGGCCCGGTGCTGCTGGACTGGTCCGGCGTCGGCCCGGGGCCGGTCGGCGAGGACGCGGCCAACCTGGTGCTGGACACCTTTCTCGACGGGCTGGTCGACGTCGCGCTGCTCGACGAGGTGGCCGCCACCGTGGTCGACCGCTACGTCGAGGGGCTGCACGGCGCCGTCGCACCGGCGGCGATGGTCCGGGCGGTCCGGCTCACCGGGGCGGCCAAGTACTTCTGGCTGGCGCCGCTGATGCTCGGCCGGCTCGGCCGGTCGGCCATCAGCCAGACCTACGACGTCCGCGACGAGGCCGCGATGATGGCCGGCCGCCGACCGGTGCTGGAGCTGCTGGCCCGCTGGGCCGCCGAGGCACTGGACTGA
- a CDS encoding TetR/AcrR family transcriptional regulator, which yields MSPADGADGVPAERERVVLAARELAEAEGWAAATHRRLAERTGVDIEALYRRFPDPAALMSAVAVRGFADLAATLAAARAAAARAFAVGADRGAWPAVVAAYLDFAYASPEVYDAMLAHTSDLTLGRDPGPGAPGAAFAELRAALAPLAAGRDADTLAEVGWALLHGTVMLTRGGRLRPDRQEQREEMIMSGVFAGP from the coding sequence GTGTCGCCAGCAGACGGAGCAGACGGCGTACCGGCTGAGCGGGAGCGGGTCGTCCTCGCCGCCCGGGAGTTGGCCGAGGCCGAGGGGTGGGCGGCGGCGACCCACCGCCGGCTGGCCGAGCGGACCGGCGTCGACATCGAGGCCCTCTACCGCCGCTTCCCGGACCCGGCCGCGCTCATGTCCGCCGTAGCGGTGCGTGGCTTCGCCGACCTGGCCGCCACGCTCGCCGCCGCCCGGGCCGCCGCCGCCCGGGCCTTCGCCGTCGGGGCCGACCGCGGCGCCTGGCCGGCCGTGGTGGCGGCCTACCTGGACTTCGCGTACGCCAGTCCCGAGGTCTACGACGCGATGCTCGCCCACACCTCGGACCTCACCCTGGGCCGCGACCCGGGTCCGGGGGCGCCCGGGGCCGCCTTCGCCGAGTTGCGCGCCGCCCTGGCACCGCTGGCCGCCGGCCGCGATGCCGACACCCTCGCCGAGGTCGGCTGGGCGCTGCTGCACGGCACGGTCATGCTGACCCGGGGCGGGCGCCTGCGCCCGGACAGGCAGGAACAGCGCGAGGAAATGATCATGTCCGGTGTGTTCGCCGGCCCGTGA
- a CDS encoding alpha/beta fold hydrolase, whose protein sequence is MATTQVNEVSIGYDDSGNGETLILVHGHPFNRSMWRPQVDFAVAAGWRVVAADLRGYGESTVVPGRTTLDTFARDVAGLADRLGVRRFALGGLSMGGQIVMECLRQFPERISGVLLADTSAPAETDLGRKLRNELADRLLREGMAGYAEEVLPKMLAPRNISALPEIARQVSIMMHTTSPVGAAAALRGRAERPDYVETLRRVEVPTLVVVGSDDEFTPIGDAELITGSVPGATLVVIDGAGHMPNLEREAVFNTALGGLLQQVTTVEGQR, encoded by the coding sequence ATGGCCACGACGCAGGTCAACGAAGTCAGCATCGGATACGACGACAGCGGCAACGGGGAGACTCTGATCCTCGTGCACGGGCATCCCTTCAACCGCTCCATGTGGCGTCCACAGGTCGACTTCGCGGTGGCCGCCGGCTGGCGGGTCGTCGCCGCGGACCTTCGTGGGTACGGCGAGAGCACGGTGGTGCCGGGTCGCACCACCCTCGACACGTTCGCCCGGGACGTCGCCGGCCTGGCCGACCGGCTCGGCGTACGCCGGTTCGCCCTCGGTGGACTGTCGATGGGCGGGCAGATCGTGATGGAGTGCCTGCGCCAGTTCCCCGAGCGCATCTCCGGCGTGCTGCTGGCCGACACCTCCGCGCCGGCGGAGACCGATCTCGGGCGCAAGCTCCGCAACGAGCTCGCCGACCGGCTGCTCCGGGAGGGCATGGCCGGCTACGCCGAAGAGGTCCTGCCGAAGATGCTCGCGCCGCGGAACATCTCGGCCCTGCCCGAGATCGCCCGGCAGGTCAGCATCATGATGCACACGACCTCGCCGGTCGGTGCCGCCGCCGCCCTGCGCGGACGTGCCGAGCGCCCCGACTACGTCGAGACGCTGCGCCGGGTCGAGGTGCCCACCCTGGTCGTGGTGGGCAGCGACGACGAGTTCACCCCGATCGGCGATGCCGAACTCATCACCGGGAGCGTCCCGGGCGCGACGCTGGTCGTGATCGACGGTGCCGGTCACATGCCCAACCTGGAGCGGGAAGCGGTCTTCAACACCGCGCTCGGAGGGCTGCTCCAGCAGGTCACGACGGTGGAGGGACAGCGGTGA
- a CDS encoding HAD family hydrolase, giving the protein MLVFDADDTLWENNVLFERVIDDFLEWLDHPTLDRAEIRTILDDIERANAVAHGYGSKVFLRSLGECLERLRQRPATVVERREIEDLAAALVAHQVELMPGVAEALDALAGRHELLLLTKGEREEQQRKLDASGLLHHFRAAHIVREKDVDTYRWLTREHDVDPTVTWMIGNSPKSDIRPARAAGLNAVFIPNDNTWVLEHDELDPTDPGVLRLSAFPELLRHF; this is encoded by the coding sequence GTGCTCGTCTTCGACGCCGACGACACGCTCTGGGAGAACAACGTCCTCTTCGAGCGGGTGATCGACGACTTCCTGGAGTGGCTGGACCATCCGACCCTCGACCGGGCCGAGATCCGGACCATCCTGGACGACATCGAGCGGGCCAACGCGGTCGCGCACGGCTACGGCAGCAAGGTGTTCCTGCGCAGCCTGGGGGAGTGCCTGGAGCGGCTGCGGCAGCGGCCCGCCACCGTGGTGGAGCGGCGCGAGATCGAGGACCTGGCGGCGGCCCTGGTCGCCCACCAGGTGGAGTTGATGCCCGGGGTGGCCGAGGCGTTGGACGCCCTGGCCGGCCGGCACGAGCTGCTGCTGCTGACCAAGGGCGAGCGCGAGGAGCAGCAGCGCAAGCTCGACGCCTCCGGGCTGCTGCACCACTTCCGGGCCGCGCACATCGTTCGGGAGAAGGACGTCGACACCTACCGGTGGCTGACCCGGGAGCACGACGTCGACCCCACGGTCACCTGGATGATCGGCAACTCCCCGAAGTCCGACATCCGGCCCGCCCGGGCCGCCGGGCTGAACGCCGTGTTCATCCCCAACGACAACACCTGGGTGCTGGAACACGACGAGCTGGACCCGACCGACCCGGGCGTGCTGCGGCTGTCGGCCTTCCCCGAACTGCTGCGCCACTTCTGA
- a CDS encoding SDR family NAD(P)-dependent oxidoreductase — MTTVFVTGASSGFGAAFARRFAADGARVVACARRADRLAALGPDVLPLVVDVRDRAAVAAAIEELPASHAEIDILINNAGLALGMEPAHRADLDDWEQMLDTNCRGLMNCTHAILPGMVARRRGHVINIGSTAATYPYPGGNVYGATKAFVRQFSLNLRSDLHGTGVRVTCVEPGMVGGTEFSVVRFGGDAERAGGLYDGMVPLTADDIAEAVHWAARQPPHVNVNTVELMPVAQSFAPFQVHRQPG, encoded by the coding sequence GTGACGACCGTCTTCGTGACCGGGGCCAGCAGCGGCTTCGGGGCCGCCTTCGCACGGCGCTTCGCTGCCGACGGCGCCCGGGTCGTCGCCTGCGCCCGGCGGGCCGACCGGCTCGCCGCACTCGGCCCGGACGTACTCCCGCTCGTGGTCGACGTCCGAGACCGTGCCGCCGTCGCCGCCGCCATCGAGGAACTGCCCGCGTCCCACGCCGAAATCGACATCCTGATCAACAACGCGGGTCTCGCCCTCGGGATGGAACCGGCGCACCGGGCCGACCTGGACGACTGGGAGCAGATGCTCGACACCAACTGCCGGGGGCTGATGAACTGCACCCACGCGATCCTGCCGGGCATGGTCGCCCGACGGCGCGGCCACGTCATCAACATCGGTTCCACGGCCGCGACGTACCCCTACCCGGGCGGCAACGTGTACGGCGCCACCAAGGCCTTCGTCCGGCAGTTCAGCCTGAACCTTCGCAGCGACCTGCACGGCACCGGCGTACGGGTCACCTGCGTCGAGCCGGGCATGGTCGGCGGCACCGAGTTCTCGGTCGTCCGGTTCGGCGGCGACGCCGAGCGGGCGGGCGGGCTGTACGACGGCATGGTGCCGCTCACCGCCGACGACATCGCGGAGGCGGTGCACTGGGCCGCCAGGCAACCGCCACACGTCAATGTCAACACCGTCGAGCTGATGCCGGTCGCGCAGAGCTTCGCCCCGTTCCAGGTGCACCGCCAGCCGGGCTGA